Proteins encoded together in one Desulfosporosinus meridiei DSM 13257 window:
- a CDS encoding ATP-binding protein: MMDYIRSVLSFIFAISVMYMLLDCEIMRKRDRYLLGLYVAIMLVCDGLVLLNLGYAQFMKLYPLLVHLPVFLAFVFISKFKPIKVFFILLTLIAISTSFSLVGLIISSFFDSSREIVNIVCYILYLPTGFIIYKYIRPPFLYMMNNTDKGWFGFCIIPLSYSILIYSIAKYDLDNVIIRPILKDAVLLFILTLSAYFLILRFFKQTREQITLQNEQNLLMTQVAAAQIHFESLEESQEKTMLYRHDMRHHLNLINSYLADNNQEAAQKYITEVEETINCAVVEKYCRNYTVNLILSSYIARAKNEQITVETQINLPQKNVVSDMDLCVIFANALENAISACKGIYGTNDRIIKIVSKVNNNKLYIQITNSFDGTIIFVDDMPISTDTNHGFGTKSIAAIAHKYGGMYSFTAEDRIFKTSIIL; encoded by the coding sequence ATGATGGATTATATAAGATCGGTTCTATCTTTTATTTTCGCAATCAGCGTGATGTATATGCTTTTGGATTGTGAGATAATGCGCAAAAGAGACCGCTATCTGTTGGGGCTTTATGTAGCTATCATGCTAGTTTGTGATGGGTTGGTTTTGCTCAATTTAGGGTATGCACAGTTTATGAAACTATATCCCCTTCTTGTCCACCTTCCGGTATTTTTAGCATTTGTGTTCATCTCAAAATTCAAACCAATCAAGGTATTCTTTATTCTTTTGACACTCATCGCTATAAGCACATCATTCTCTTTAGTAGGACTTATTATTTCATCTTTTTTTGACTCCAGCAGGGAAATCGTGAACATTGTTTGCTATATCCTGTATCTGCCCACAGGATTTATAATTTACAAGTATATCCGTCCGCCATTTCTTTACATGATGAACAACACCGATAAAGGCTGGTTTGGCTTTTGCATTATACCGCTTTCATACTCTATACTTATTTATTCTATTGCAAAATATGATTTGGACAATGTTATCATTCGGCCAATTTTAAAGGATGCTGTGCTACTCTTTATTTTGACTCTTTCAGCCTATTTTCTGATTCTGCGCTTTTTTAAACAAACCAGAGAACAGATTACCCTCCAAAACGAACAGAATTTATTAATGACTCAAGTAGCCGCAGCACAGATTCATTTTGAATCATTGGAAGAATCACAAGAAAAAACAATGCTGTATCGCCACGATATGCGGCACCACTTGAATCTGATCAACTCCTATCTCGCAGACAACAACCAGGAGGCGGCGCAAAAGTATATTACAGAGGTCGAAGAAACTATTAACTGTGCTGTGGTTGAAAAATATTGCAGGAATTATACGGTCAATTTAATTCTATCTTCTTATATAGCGAGGGCCAAGAATGAACAGATTACTGTTGAAACTCAGATTAATCTCCCTCAGAAAAACGTCGTTTCCGATATGGATCTTTGTGTTATTTTTGCTAATGCCCTTGAAAATGCTATTAGTGCCTGTAAGGGTATTTATGGCACAAATGACAGAATCATAAAAATCGTCTCCAAAGTCAACAATAATAAGCTCTATATACAAATCACCAACAGCTTTGATGGCACGATCATATTTGTTGACGACATGCCGATAAGTACGGATACGAATCATGGCTTTGGCACAAAAAGTATCGCAGCGATAGCACATAAATACGGCGGGATGTATTCCTTCACAGCCGAAGACAGAATCTTTAAGACAAGCATTATTCTGTAG